TGCCAAAAAGGAGTACAAGGAAGCTGTAGATAAGGGACAGTCTGCCATTTTGTTGCGAGAGACCAGCACGTCTGGCGATATTTTTGAGTATAGCTTAGGTAATATTCCAGCTAACGAAAAGATCCATTTACAAATATGCCTTGTTTCTGAGCTTTCTTGTGAAGTTGATGGGGCAGTGAAATTTTATATGCCATTTGTGCTTAATCCCAGATATGGTCTTACTCCTGCAAATGAAAATTACCAAAATGCACCTAAACCAAAAGAGTTTAGTTTCAATGCCACCATCANN
The sequence above is drawn from the Octopus bimaculoides isolate UCB-OBI-ISO-001 unplaced genomic scaffold, ASM119413v2 Scaffold_267511, whole genome shotgun sequence genome and encodes:
- the LOC128251323 gene encoding LOW QUALITY PROTEIN: von Willebrand factor A domain-containing protein 5A-like (The sequence of the model RefSeq protein was modified relative to this genomic sequence to represent the inferred CDS: deleted 1 base in 1 codon) produces the protein KKEYKEAVDKGQSAILLRETSTSGDIFEYSLGNIPANEKIHLQICLVSELSCEVDGAVKFYMPFVLNPRYGLTPANENTKMHLNQKSLVSMPPSXXXXNSQIKDIKSEHPVKVEYQDNKCHATVRMAKEFSFEKDLLLQVYYEDVEKPQVILEKGDKNSKGMFSKDIMMINVFPKLPQVKQ